A single window of Anaerocolumna chitinilytica DNA harbors:
- a CDS encoding leucine-rich repeat domain-containing protein, with protein MDLFKRTGFCRIIILLLIISLFPLSGPIPGYAAGSGFEIDSDGYLVKYSGNASKLTLPSNIKYIAAGAFSGNTSLKEVTIPGTVKTVGDSAFEKCSNLRKVTVKKGVKEIQGGTFIWCSNLTEVTLPSDTQITGSAVFRGTPWQKKNAKNGFSVVNGALEEYIGDSTKLTIPDNVKIILQESLINIGYRLTELTIPGSVKTIDTMALSNSSLKKLTLKDGIQTIKNNAFAGCYNLTSVVIPGTIKNIGEYAFANCQSLKSVTIKNGALSLGDGTFSGDTKLTEINLPASLISVGSDAFSKTPWLTNPKKSILTAGKILIRYNGRDTSVTLPAAIQYIGSNAFEGNTSIKEVTLPDNLKHIGTKAFSGCTSLTKIIIPSGIKTLPLGVFKGCSKLTDVTLPEGLTTIGDVAFSECTHLEKLNIPKSVKEFGGNAFKSNPWLYSYPDKAAIVNHFLLKYYGDESTYQIPADVKSIATYAFDETQFTDIVILPEGMTSIGVLAFSNSKIKGVKFSSTIKSIEDRAFSRCSLESIYIPSTVTSIGANAFENNYNLKTANIPASIREMGLYVFLFCKNLKTVNLEKGLTFIPPRTFWGCESLSNVIVPNTVKRLGFQTFEQCTSLKTITLPKSIIEIDSSAFEGAGLQVIICSKGSNAYEFAKKKGYKTKSLS; from the coding sequence ATGGATTTATTCAAAAGAACCGGTTTTTGCCGGATAATTATACTTTTACTGATTATTAGTTTATTTCCGCTATCAGGCCCAATACCTGGCTACGCCGCAGGAAGCGGGTTCGAAATCGATAGTGACGGTTACCTGGTAAAATACAGCGGAAACGCTTCCAAACTGACCTTGCCGTCCAATATAAAGTATATTGCTGCGGGTGCATTTTCCGGCAATACCTCCTTAAAAGAAGTAACTATTCCCGGAACTGTAAAAACAGTCGGGGACTCTGCTTTTGAAAAATGCAGTAATTTAAGAAAAGTGACAGTAAAAAAAGGTGTTAAAGAAATTCAGGGAGGTACTTTTATCTGGTGTTCCAATCTTACGGAGGTAACCCTTCCCAGTGATACACAAATTACCGGAAGTGCCGTATTCAGAGGTACTCCCTGGCAGAAAAAGAATGCTAAGAACGGTTTTAGTGTTGTAAACGGTGCTCTGGAGGAATATATAGGGGACAGCACCAAATTAACCATACCGGATAATGTAAAGATCATTCTGCAGGAATCACTTATTAATATTGGCTACCGCCTGACAGAGCTAACCATACCGGGAAGTGTCAAAACCATTGACACTATGGCCCTTTCCAACTCCAGTTTAAAAAAATTAACTTTAAAAGACGGCATTCAGACTATTAAAAATAATGCCTTTGCAGGATGTTATAACCTTACCTCTGTTGTAATACCCGGTACCATTAAAAATATCGGCGAGTATGCTTTCGCTAACTGCCAGAGCCTAAAAAGTGTTACTATAAAAAATGGGGCACTGTCATTAGGAGATGGTACCTTTTCAGGAGACACTAAGCTTACGGAAATAAATCTTCCCGCCTCTCTCATTTCGGTGGGCAGTGATGCTTTTTCAAAAACCCCCTGGCTTACTAATCCTAAAAAAAGTATCCTTACCGCCGGTAAAATTCTGATCCGGTACAATGGCAGGGATACTTCCGTAACACTGCCGGCTGCCATTCAATATATTGGAAGCAACGCCTTTGAAGGCAATACCTCAATTAAAGAAGTTACTTTACCGGATAATCTAAAACATATCGGAACAAAAGCCTTTAGCGGATGCACCAGCCTGACTAAAATCATCATTCCAAGTGGCATTAAAACGCTGCCTTTGGGTGTTTTTAAGGGTTGCTCAAAACTGACAGATGTCACCTTGCCGGAAGGGCTTACCACCATCGGAGATGTTGCATTTTCGGAATGCACCCATCTTGAAAAACTGAATATTCCAAAAAGTGTGAAGGAATTCGGAGGAAATGCCTTTAAATCCAATCCTTGGCTCTATTCCTACCCGGACAAAGCTGCAATAGTCAATCATTTTTTATTAAAATACTATGGTGATGAATCTACTTACCAGATTCCGGCGGATGTTAAAAGCATTGCAACCTATGCTTTCGATGAAACTCAATTCACAGATATCGTAATACTACCGGAAGGAATGACAAGTATTGGTGTATTAGCCTTTAGCAATTCCAAAATTAAAGGCGTGAAATTTTCCAGTACAATCAAGAGTATAGAAGATCGTGCGTTCTCCCGATGCAGCCTGGAGTCCATTTATATTCCAAGCACAGTTACATCAATCGGAGCCAATGCTTTTGAAAATAATTATAATCTGAAGACTGCCAACATACCAGCCTCGATAAGGGAAATGGGCCTTTATGTCTTCCTCTTCTGTAAGAATCTCAAGACAGTTAACTTAGAGAAGGGTCTTACCTTCATTCCTCCAAGGACCTTTTGGGGTTGTGAAAGTTTAAGCAATGTTATTGTACCAAATACCGTGAAAAGACTGGGATTTCAGACCTTTGAACAGTGCACTTCCCTAAAGACAATAACCTTACCAAAATCCATAATCGAAATCGATTCCTCCGCTTTTGAAGGTGCAGGTCTTCAAGTTATCATCTGCTCTAAAGGCTCCAATGCCTATGAGTTTGCAAAGAAAAAAGGTTATAAAACAAAGAGCCTGTCTTAG
- a CDS encoding lysophospholipid acyltransferase family protein, whose protein sequence is MRTLITVLFLLVFFIVSLPLFLYEMLLGKINPRKKVASSQRIVSWAFRVVLFLSGASCEVKGLENIPKDTAVLYVSNHRSYFDIVLGYTTVPTLTGFVAKKEIKKIPILRVWMKYLNCLFLDRDNPREGLKMILTGVDMIKQGYSVFISPEGTRNHGKEMLPFKEGSLKIAEKAVCPIIPVAITNTDNLFENHFPWIRKAHVAIEYGAPVYPDTLTKEERKFLGSHVQNIIRTMLQKNEEGLV, encoded by the coding sequence ATGAGAACCTTAATCACCGTATTGTTTTTACTAGTATTTTTTATTGTCAGTCTCCCTTTGTTCCTATACGAAATGCTGCTTGGCAAAATCAATCCCAGAAAGAAGGTTGCGTCTTCCCAAAGGATTGTTTCATGGGCCTTTCGTGTGGTACTTTTCCTTAGCGGCGCCAGCTGTGAGGTAAAAGGTCTTGAAAATATTCCGAAGGATACTGCTGTATTATATGTCTCTAACCATCGCAGCTATTTCGATATTGTTCTTGGTTACACCACGGTACCCACACTAACAGGTTTTGTAGCTAAGAAGGAGATCAAGAAAATTCCAATACTAAGGGTCTGGATGAAGTACCTGAACTGCCTGTTCTTAGACAGGGATAATCCCAGAGAAGGTCTTAAGATGATACTTACCGGAGTTGATATGATAAAACAGGGTTATTCTGTCTTTATCTCACCGGAAGGAACCAGAAACCACGGCAAAGAAATGCTCCCCTTTAAAGAAGGCAGTTTAAAGATAGCAGAAAAGGCTGTTTGCCCTATTATCCCGGTAGCAATTACCAATACAGACAACCTGTTCGAAAACCACTTTCCCTGGATTAGAAAAGCCCATGTGGCAATTGAATACGGAGCACCGGTTTATCCTGATACATTAACCAAAGAAGAGCGTAAATTCCTTGGGTCCCATGTTCAGAATATCATTCGGACAATGCTTCAGAAAAATGAAGAAGGGCTTGTTTAA
- a CDS encoding DUF1934 domain-containing protein, producing the protein MKKDVLVSISGLQYEIDKDEPIEVISIGQYYNKNGKHYICYEEILEDMEGITSCTVKAANEQIDIIKRGSNNVHMVFETGKKNSTFYNTPYGDLQIGIYTTKIQLEEEEDKLSLLIHYSLDINYSFVADCQIQMKITSKKQ; encoded by the coding sequence ATGAAAAAAGATGTATTGGTTTCCATATCCGGACTTCAGTACGAGATTGATAAGGACGAGCCTATCGAAGTAATATCCATAGGACAGTATTATAATAAGAACGGAAAGCATTATATCTGTTATGAAGAGATACTGGAAGATATGGAAGGTATAACCAGCTGTACGGTAAAAGCTGCAAATGAGCAGATAGACATTATTAAAAGAGGCTCCAATAATGTCCATATGGTATTTGAGACCGGAAAGAAGAATAGTACCTTTTACAATACTCCTTATGGAGACTTGCAGATTGGTATCTATACTACAAAGATACAATTGGAGGAAGAGGAAGACAAATTGTCACTTCTGATTCATTATAGCCTTGATATCAATTATTCCTTTGTAGCAGATTGCCAGATACAAATGAAAATAACATCAAAGAAGCAATAA
- the murI gene encoding glutamate racemase, with translation MPCNAPIGVFDSGIGGLTVAREIMRQIPDETIVYFGDTARVPYGSKSQKTIIAYSRQIIKFLQTKDVKAIVIACNTASALALETVAKEVSIPVIGVVKPGAKVASMTTKNGNIGIIGTEGTINSGIYNTYIKELNPEVRVYGKACPLFVPLVEEGWLTDPVTVEVAKRYISSLLEINIDTLVLGCTHYPLIRNIIGSIVGEDVRLVNPAYETAIELRQVLIQAGLENIGPHKEHKFYVSDGADKFKRFANTILPCDVVETEDVNIESFADSLGHF, from the coding sequence ATGCCTTGTAACGCACCTATCGGTGTATTTGATTCCGGCATCGGAGGACTGACGGTAGCGAGAGAAATTATGCGCCAGATTCCGGATGAAACAATAGTCTATTTCGGAGATACCGCAAGAGTTCCATACGGAAGTAAATCACAAAAGACCATTATTGCCTATTCCAGGCAGATTATAAAATTTTTACAGACAAAGGACGTTAAAGCTATTGTTATAGCTTGTAATACAGCAAGTGCTCTGGCCCTTGAAACAGTAGCAAAGGAAGTATCCATTCCGGTAATCGGAGTGGTGAAACCGGGAGCTAAAGTGGCTTCCATGACAACCAAGAATGGTAATATCGGTATCATTGGTACAGAGGGTACAATTAACAGCGGTATTTATAATACTTATATCAAGGAACTGAATCCGGAGGTCAGAGTTTATGGGAAAGCATGTCCCTTATTTGTGCCCCTGGTGGAGGAGGGATGGCTGACCGACCCGGTAACAGTAGAGGTAGCCAAAAGATATATAAGCAGTCTGCTAGAAATTAATATTGATACGCTGGTACTTGGCTGTACACATTACCCTCTTATCAGAAATATAATCGGTTCCATTGTAGGTGAAGATGTAAGGCTAGTAAACCCGGCATATGAGACAGCTATTGAACTAAGACAGGTTCTTATACAGGCTGGTCTTGAAAATATAGGCCCACACAAAGAGCATAAGTTTTATGTAAGCGACGGAGCGGATAAATTCAAACGTTTTGCCAACACGATACTTCCCTGTGATGTGGTTGAGACAGAAGACGTTAATATAGAGAGTTTTGCAGATTCGTTGGGGCACTTTTGA
- a CDS encoding D-alanine--D-alanine ligase family protein: MNKKTVAVLFGGQSSEHEVSCVSATTVISNINADIYQILIIGITKEGKWLKVSNTEEITSGTWRNNTETAVLLPDASLKSVLLLNGKVSELVKIDVVFPVLHGLYGEDGTVQGLLELAKIPYVGCGVLASAVSMDKLYTKIIVDSIGIRQAKYVAVMKKDLTDMEGVVKTIENALSYPVFIKPSNAGSSRGISKAGTKEELISGLNLAAEHDRKILVEETINGREVECAVLGGNEPKASGVGEIVAAADFYDYDAKYNNAESKTILSPELPAGAAETIRDYALKIFKAVDGHGLSRVDFFVDRSTGEVIFNEINTMPGFTSISMYPMLWEGKGIGKPQLVEKLLQLAFARSVEAGGERDAL, from the coding sequence ATGAATAAAAAAACAGTTGCAGTGCTGTTCGGAGGTCAGTCCTCTGAGCATGAGGTATCTTGCGTTTCCGCTACTACCGTTATAAGTAATATTAATGCAGATATATACCAGATTCTCATAATAGGTATCACAAAAGAGGGAAAATGGCTGAAAGTTAGTAATACGGAAGAGATAACTTCCGGTACTTGGAGAAATAATACGGAAACCGCCGTGCTTTTACCGGATGCTTCCTTGAAGAGTGTTTTACTGTTAAATGGTAAAGTATCAGAACTTGTGAAAATAGATGTTGTTTTTCCAGTGCTTCATGGCCTTTATGGAGAAGACGGAACTGTGCAGGGCCTTTTAGAGCTGGCTAAGATACCGTATGTAGGATGTGGTGTGTTAGCTTCTGCCGTATCCATGGATAAATTGTATACCAAAATAATCGTAGACAGCATCGGTATCAGACAGGCAAAATATGTTGCAGTTATGAAGAAGGATCTGACTGATATGGAGGGAGTTGTAAAAACCATTGAGAATGCTCTTTCCTATCCGGTATTTATTAAACCTTCCAATGCAGGTTCTTCCAGAGGTATCTCCAAAGCCGGAACAAAAGAAGAGCTGATTAGCGGTTTAAATCTTGCCGCAGAGCATGACCGCAAAATATTGGTAGAAGAGACGATTAACGGTCGTGAAGTAGAATGTGCAGTCCTTGGCGGCAATGAACCGAAAGCTTCCGGCGTGGGAGAAATTGTTGCAGCTGCAGATTTCTATGATTATGATGCAAAATATAACAACGCTGAATCTAAGACGATTCTCTCTCCTGAATTACCGGCAGGTGCAGCGGAAACAATCAGAGATTATGCCTTAAAGATCTTTAAGGCAGTGGACGGACATGGTTTGTCCAGAGTAGACTTTTTCGTAGATAGAAGTACCGGAGAAGTGATTTTTAACGAAATTAATACCATGCCCGGCTTTACCTCAATCAGCATGTATCCCATGCTTTGGGAAGGCAAAGGAATCGGGAAGCCTCAATTGGTTGAAAAATTATTGCAGCTTGCCTTTGCCAGATCAGTTGAAGCAGGAGGAGAAAGAGATGCCTTGTAA
- the spoIIR gene encoding stage II sporulation protein R, whose translation MKQPDFHILLSNWKKNTRNSFFLHMKIILSDKGNLRNILASFVLCLICIFLSVRALNDSYTKSAEAMQKDIASEILRFHVIANSDSTEDQALKLKVKSAVTTSLYPVLSGVTDISTAKELVSVKLDSIEALAEKVIKDNGYHYTVTASLEEGYFPLKVYGDLTLPPGKYEALRIEIGKAAGQNWWCIMYPPLCFVDATYSVVPKESKAQLKQVLSEDEYNSVFSDKKAEIKIKFKLFETIKDYFSKKTASKDGH comes from the coding sequence TTGAAGCAACCAGACTTTCATATTTTATTATCTAACTGGAAGAAAAATACCAGGAATTCATTTTTTCTACATATGAAAATCATTCTATCCGATAAGGGAAACTTAAGAAATATACTGGCGTCTTTCGTATTATGTTTAATCTGTATTTTCTTATCTGTCAGAGCTTTAAATGACAGTTATACCAAAAGCGCTGAAGCTATGCAAAAGGATATTGCATCTGAAATATTGCGTTTTCACGTTATTGCCAACAGTGATTCTACCGAAGACCAGGCCTTAAAGTTAAAAGTAAAATCTGCAGTGACCACAAGCCTTTATCCGGTATTATCCGGTGTCACGGATATCAGTACCGCAAAAGAACTTGTCAGTGTCAAATTAGACAGCATTGAAGCACTGGCAGAAAAAGTAATCAAAGATAACGGTTATCATTATACCGTTACTGCCTCCCTGGAAGAAGGATATTTTCCCTTAAAGGTCTATGGTGACCTCACCCTTCCCCCGGGAAAGTATGAAGCCTTAAGAATTGAAATAGGAAAAGCTGCGGGCCAGAATTGGTGGTGTATTATGTATCCTCCTCTCTGCTTCGTAGATGCTACCTACAGCGTTGTCCCAAAAGAATCTAAGGCACAGCTAAAACAAGTCTTATCAGAAGATGAGTACAACTCTGTCTTTTCTGATAAAAAAGCCGAAATAAAAATTAAATTCAAATTATTTGAGACAATTAAGGATTATTTCTCAAAGAAGACTGCTTCTAAGGATGGTCATTGA
- the ispE gene encoding 4-(cytidine 5'-diphospho)-2-C-methyl-D-erythritol kinase encodes MNSIKLKAYAKINLGLDVIRKREDGYHEVRMIMQTIGLYDKVSILRTNNTSITVKTNLPYLPVDENNLVYKAAALIKNTYQISQGVHIILDKKIPVAAGLAGGSSDAATVLYGLNRLFHLNLPKEELMALGLKLGADVPYCLMRGTALSEGIGEKLTALPPFPFCYVLIVKPGINVSTRYVYENLKLNDSVKHPNIDAIVSAIKTNDLREAVSHFDNVLETVTVKDYPIIGQIKEQLMASGAITSLMSGSGPTVFGLYDSKEKAERSFYQFKTGNLGKQVYLTGLYQPRLKLS; translated from the coding sequence ATGAATTCCATTAAGCTGAAAGCATATGCAAAAATTAACCTTGGCCTAGATGTAATAAGAAAAAGAGAAGATGGTTACCACGAAGTCCGTATGATTATGCAGACAATTGGTTTATATGATAAAGTATCTATTCTCCGGACGAATAACACCTCAATAACAGTAAAAACAAACCTGCCCTATCTTCCCGTAGATGAAAATAATTTGGTGTACAAAGCTGCAGCACTGATTAAGAATACCTACCAAATAAGCCAGGGTGTCCATATCATATTGGACAAAAAGATACCTGTTGCCGCAGGCCTTGCCGGCGGAAGCAGTGACGCTGCAACCGTGCTTTATGGTTTAAACAGGCTCTTTCATCTGAATCTTCCCAAAGAGGAGTTGATGGCTCTGGGTCTTAAGCTTGGTGCAGATGTACCTTACTGTCTTATGCGAGGTACCGCATTGTCGGAAGGAATTGGTGAAAAACTGACGGCACTCCCTCCTTTCCCCTTTTGTTATGTACTGATTGTTAAACCTGGAATTAACGTATCCACCCGATATGTCTATGAGAACCTGAAATTAAATGATTCGGTTAAGCACCCAAACATAGACGCTATTGTCTCTGCCATTAAAACCAATGACTTAAGAGAGGCCGTAAGTCATTTTGACAACGTTCTTGAAACAGTTACGGTAAAGGATTACCCTATAATCGGGCAGATTAAGGAACAACTAATGGCTTCCGGTGCTATTACTTCCCTAATGAGCGGAAGCGGTCCTACTGTTTTTGGACTTTATGATAGTAAAGAGAAGGCAGAACGCTCATTTTATCAATTTAAAACCGGAAACCTTGGGAAACAGGTATATTTAACAGGCCTGTACCAGCCAAGACTTAAATTATCATAA
- a CDS encoding DUF3794 and LysM peptidoglycan-binding domain-containing protein: protein MELIKKNVHMNKLKCQTSLQLTLDDDFNVPDAKPDIYKIIKEQGAVKINDVKMSNGKLMVNGSLHFDVLYLSDENARPLHNMSGEIPFDELIHLDEACAGDDAVVNWELEDLTTGLINSRKLSVKAIVCLTVLVEDLYDEATAVGVEGDGDIQYRNKTITVTDVAVDKRDTYRVKDQIHLPTNKGNISEILYSEVELRNVEVRLLEDKFAVKGEVVVFFIYAGESEDTPIDYYETEIPFSTTIDCNGCTEDMIDNITFTISGKSLEAVPDADGEERMVDVEVVIDMAIKMYEEEELELLNDVYSPYKDLVPVMKEANYESLLVKNNSKVRVNDRIRVAAGQPEILQICHASGDIRLDDLEVTDSGLEVSGVMEVQILYICPDDKRPLNSIKGIIPFNQTIEARGIRQDSIYRVKPSLEQLSVMALDGEEMEVKAGIGLSSIIFNSLTEPIIADVEEHELDYDKLKSMPSMVGYVVKNNDSLWSIAKKYYSTVDKLKELNDLADENVRPGDKLLITKRVDKMI from the coding sequence GTGGAACTGATAAAGAAAAATGTTCATATGAATAAATTAAAATGTCAAACCAGCCTTCAGCTAACACTGGATGACGACTTTAATGTGCCGGATGCAAAGCCTGACATTTATAAAATTATTAAAGAACAAGGCGCAGTTAAAATCAACGATGTAAAAATGTCTAATGGTAAGCTAATGGTAAATGGTTCTCTGCATTTTGATGTCCTTTATCTCAGTGACGAAAACGCAAGACCCTTACATAATATGTCAGGTGAAATTCCTTTTGATGAATTGATTCATTTGGATGAAGCCTGTGCCGGTGACGATGCTGTTGTAAATTGGGAACTGGAAGACCTGACTACAGGTTTAATCAATTCCAGAAAACTAAGTGTAAAAGCAATTGTCTGCCTTACCGTATTGGTAGAAGACCTATACGACGAAGCCACCGCTGTAGGAGTTGAGGGCGACGGAGATATCCAATACCGGAATAAGACAATTACGGTTACCGATGTGGCTGTGGATAAGCGGGATACTTACAGAGTAAAAGACCAAATCCATCTTCCTACCAACAAAGGAAATATTTCAGAGATTTTGTACAGTGAGGTGGAGCTTCGCAATGTAGAAGTTCGGCTATTGGAAGATAAGTTTGCAGTTAAGGGAGAAGTTGTCGTATTTTTTATCTATGCAGGTGAAAGTGAAGATACCCCAATTGATTATTATGAGACGGAGATTCCCTTCAGTACAACCATAGACTGCAACGGCTGCACAGAAGACATGATCGATAACATTACTTTTACTATCAGCGGAAAGAGCCTTGAGGCAGTACCGGATGCTGATGGCGAAGAGCGTATGGTGGACGTAGAAGTTGTGATAGATATGGCTATTAAAATGTACGAGGAAGAAGAACTGGAATTATTAAACGATGTTTACTCACCCTACAAAGATCTGGTTCCTGTAATGAAAGAAGCAAATTATGAAAGCCTCCTGGTTAAGAACAACAGCAAAGTACGTGTAAATGACAGAATTCGTGTTGCTGCCGGGCAGCCTGAGATTCTGCAGATATGCCATGCCTCGGGGGATATCAGGCTGGATGATCTGGAAGTAACAGATAGCGGTCTTGAAGTAAGCGGAGTGATGGAAGTTCAGATTCTCTACATCTGCCCGGATGACAAGAGACCTTTAAACTCCATAAAAGGGATCATTCCATTTAACCAGACCATTGAAGCCAGGGGAATAAGGCAAGACAGTATCTATCGTGTAAAACCCTCCTTAGAGCAGCTTAGTGTTATGGCTCTTGACGGCGAAGAAATGGAAGTAAAAGCCGGAATTGGTTTAAGTTCCATTATTTTTAATTCCTTGACGGAACCTATTATTGCGGATGTGGAAGAACACGAACTGGATTATGATAAATTAAAAAGTATGCCTAGCATGGTAGGTTATGTGGTTAAAAACAACGATAGTTTGTGGAGTATTGCGAAAAAATACTATAGTACAGTGGATAAGTTAAAAGAATTAAATGACCTTGCAGATGAAAATGTAAGACCCGGAGATAAATTATTAATAACCAAACGGGTAGATAAAATGATTTAA
- a CDS encoding Veg family protein — translation MMMKQADVSKVRREVVSHIGSRVKIKANRGRNKIDITEGIITETYPSIFLVKIEDGSADTFKTLSFSYADVLTKDVQMMLC, via the coding sequence ATGATGATGAAACAAGCAGATGTAAGCAAAGTTCGCAGAGAAGTAGTCAGTCACATAGGAAGCAGAGTTAAAATTAAGGCTAACAGGGGCAGAAATAAGATTGACATAACAGAAGGAATTATAACCGAGACCTATCCGAGCATCTTCCTGGTAAAAATAGAAGATGGTTCAGCTGATACATTTAAGACATTATCTTTTAGCTATGCGGATGTTTTAACCAAAGACGTGCAGATGATGTTATGCTAG
- a CDS encoding protease complex subunit PrcB family protein, with the protein MISFLLILFVGSSVFLTGCKSDDTGGKKIKDLEFTIVEDADVPEPLMKIINEKKKEPFKLSYSDTDNLYIVVGYGEQPTGGYSIKVNEVYLTDNAVVVDTDLIGPGENEQVTNALTYPYVVIKTEFTDKTPKYK; encoded by the coding sequence TTGATAAGCTTTTTGCTTATCCTATTTGTCGGCAGCTCTGTTTTCTTAACTGGATGTAAGTCGGATGATACAGGCGGTAAAAAAATTAAGGATTTGGAATTTACGATAGTAGAGGATGCTGATGTGCCCGAACCCCTTATGAAGATAATCAATGAAAAGAAAAAGGAACCTTTTAAGCTTTCTTATTCGGACACTGATAATCTTTACATAGTAGTTGGGTATGGTGAACAGCCTACGGGAGGTTATAGTATCAAGGTAAATGAAGTTTATCTTACAGATAACGCAGTTGTAGTAGATACGGATTTAATTGGACCTGGTGAGAATGAACAGGTTACCAATGCTCTTACCTATCCATATGTAGTTATTAAAACAGAATTTACCGATAAAACTCCAAAGTATAAATAA
- a CDS encoding PEGA domain-containing protein, protein MEDKRPIKRKQKSNSFIFLLFGGFLLIMIVSLAALLPKSSDENSSYDNGQKTTEDTRMENKKEVTAIITGRDDMMPGFYLRNINDGQDFSLTLTEGSVIMDKYGKNVMADSLKIGDLAEISYDGDSNSIVELKLWDKAWRYEGIQNWSAGPGEGSFTIADRLYQYPDYLFVTREGKKLTLNDLDKSDELMAIGYEKTIYSILVTKGHGTLRFKDYGDFLGGTVYIGKREVLPIIEDMTVTIREGDYDITMEKDGFTGTKSVSVLPGKETEVNMGEFKKPAPQTGKVTFHISPLGAQLYVDDLLVSYDIPIDIEYGDHSIKATLGGYKDYTGTLKVKEEEKDIFIKLVETDNTKEESSAQENSQTGSGKDGTNNSGTNSNSNNNNTGSNSNSTGNGSSDNSTDNGSNTSQTSSKNYIYIQSPDGASVYVNGEFKGIAPVSFPKTTTGQLYITFIQSGYDTKTYTVEVKNDGEDDKLNFPALEASD, encoded by the coding sequence TTGGAAGATAAAAGACCTATTAAGAGAAAACAAAAGAGTAATAGTTTTATATTTCTGCTTTTTGGAGGTTTCCTCCTTATAATGATTGTGAGCTTAGCGGCTTTGCTGCCTAAGTCCTCTGATGAAAACAGTTCATATGATAATGGGCAGAAGACAACAGAGGATACCCGGATGGAAAATAAAAAAGAGGTAACTGCTATTATCACAGGCAGGGATGACATGATGCCTGGCTTTTATCTCCGGAATATCAATGACGGACAGGATTTCAGCCTTACTTTAACGGAAGGCTCTGTTATAATGGACAAGTATGGAAAGAATGTGATGGCAGACAGTCTTAAGATCGGTGATCTGGCAGAGATATCTTATGATGGTGATTCCAACAGCATTGTTGAACTTAAATTATGGGATAAGGCATGGCGTTATGAAGGAATTCAGAACTGGAGTGCAGGCCCCGGGGAAGGAAGCTTTACGATAGCTGACAGGCTCTATCAATACCCTGATTATCTTTTTGTGACGAGAGAGGGCAAAAAACTGACCCTGAATGACCTTGACAAGAGTGATGAGCTAATGGCTATAGGATACGAGAAGACTATTTATTCAATTCTAGTAACGAAAGGGCATGGAACCCTGCGCTTTAAAGATTATGGAGATTTTCTTGGAGGAACTGTTTACATTGGTAAAAGAGAGGTTCTTCCTATTATAGAGGATATGACAGTTACCATTAGAGAGGGAGACTATGATATCACCATGGAAAAGGATGGCTTTACCGGCACGAAATCAGTATCCGTGCTGCCAGGTAAGGAAACTGAGGTAAACATGGGAGAGTTTAAGAAGCCTGCTCCGCAGACGGGTAAGGTTACTTTTCATATATCACCTCTTGGGGCACAACTGTATGTGGATGACCTTTTGGTATCCTATGATATTCCCATTGATATAGAATACGGAGACCACAGTATAAAAGCTACTCTTGGAGGGTACAAGGATTATACCGGAACTCTGAAAGTGAAGGAAGAGGAAAAGGATATATTTATCAAACTAGTGGAAACAGATAATACCAAAGAAGAGAGCAGTGCACAGGAGAATTCACAGACAGGTTCCGGCAAGGATGGAACCAATAACTCCGGAACAAATAGCAACAGTAACAATAATAATACAGGTTCAAATAGTAATTCCACCGGAAATGGCAGTTCGGACAATTCTACTGATAATGGAAGCAATACATCACAGACAAGTAGTAAGAATTATATTTATATCCAGAGCCCCGATGGTGCTTCCGTATATGTAAACGGTGAATTTAAAGGTATCGCACCGGTTAGCTTCCCAAAGACGACTACCGGTCAGCTCTATATTACTTTTATCCAATCCGGTTATGACACTAAGACCTATACTGTTGAAGTAAAAAATGACGGGGAGGATGATAAACTTAATTTTCCTGCCCTGGAAGCTTCCGATTAG